One genomic region from Shewanella aestuarii encodes:
- a CDS encoding PepSY-associated TM helix domain-containing protein has protein sequence MKVVPALKWFHNWVGFFVSISMFIVLTTGVYLGSVDMLKRLDDHGQQFLPLTTAQKAQVVEQVFERYPEMSTVRFPTEHTPYIEAATRGKSIALDNQLNELSVHSNRDIPLYATMFWLHRNFLIGDVGKYINAWASLVAGLIVLIGVYLWWRVRKTFRLKHTLPSDTRSSSLVKSHIQVGLFISVPLFVLCISGFLITYKGLWVDYLKTAPATEINYPTSNAHDWYNQLKTAQSLWPESLLVAVSKPMNRKPEAQDNQSANVKPQPLSYNIRFDSHSDVWLRQADSITMNYDTGEIEAALKHSDRPLSGQIASFVRPLHDALNMPFSYVLLITLISFFTMIILLFSTVTFYRRIFKKKKATR, from the coding sequence ATGAAAGTAGTACCAGCATTAAAGTGGTTTCATAACTGGGTAGGTTTTTTTGTCAGTATCTCAATGTTTATTGTGCTCACGACAGGGGTATACCTTGGCAGTGTCGACATGCTTAAACGACTTGATGACCACGGCCAACAATTTCTACCACTTACCACGGCGCAAAAAGCACAAGTCGTTGAGCAGGTATTTGAACGCTACCCAGAGATGAGTACCGTACGTTTTCCAACTGAACACACACCTTATATTGAGGCCGCAACCAGAGGAAAATCTATCGCCCTAGACAACCAACTCAATGAGTTGTCAGTGCATTCCAATCGAGACATTCCTTTATACGCCACCATGTTTTGGCTACATCGTAATTTTTTAATTGGTGATGTAGGCAAATACATTAATGCATGGGCATCATTAGTGGCAGGCTTAATTGTATTGATTGGCGTTTATTTATGGTGGCGGGTACGAAAAACGTTTCGCTTAAAACACACTCTGCCAAGTGATACTCGTTCAAGCAGTTTAGTTAAAAGCCATATCCAAGTGGGACTATTTATCTCAGTGCCCTTATTTGTACTTTGTATTAGCGGTTTTTTAATTACCTACAAAGGTTTATGGGTAGATTATTTAAAGACAGCGCCTGCTACTGAGATTAATTATCCAACGAGTAACGCTCATGATTGGTATAACCAACTAAAAACCGCCCAAAGCCTATGGCCAGAATCCTTATTGGTTGCCGTTAGCAAGCCAATGAACCGCAAACCTGAAGCACAAGATAATCAATCGGCTAACGTAAAACCTCAACCACTGAGCTACAACATTCGTTTTGACAGCCACAGTGACGTTTGGTTAAGACAAGCTGACAGCATTACCATGAATTATGATACGGGTGAAATTGAAGCCGCTTTGAAACATAGTGATAGACCACTATCAGGACAAATAGCCAGCTTTGTCAGACCATTACACGATGCGCTAAATATGCCCTTTAGCTACGTGCTGCTTATTACCCTGATTTCATTTTTCACTATGATCATTTTACTGTTTAGCACAGTGACTTTTTACCGTCGTATTTTTAAGAAGAAAAAAGCCACAAGGTAA
- the menE gene encoding o-succinylbenzoate--CoA ligase produces MMLTPLQQAAMTTPDHSALIINGHRQSYQSWAQEVQQLAAVLHAKGLTQGSLVGVIIPIPSANNASTHQHHSIAEQTKQVISLYWACCEIGAIFFPLNGRFAQSQINQLLNRFNIGYLWASDSQLSQLKATLNSSITLLNSAEMAFQTQPHFTTSSLTANKINPHLPANVILTSGSSGTPKAAVHSLLNHIVSAQGSSRAIPLAADHRWLLSLPLFHIGGLAIVNRCALASATLVLQSDSQTLAEQMISDAITHVSMVPTQAIQMINHTPDALNQVKALLLGGGVIESSLISQLKQQGIHAYTSYGMTEMSSQITTAKANLQQHHGRPLSGRQLKLVDGVIWVKGECLFQGYLSFEAKSKSYQIHLPVDEQGWFCTHDRGQLNDKGQLTLLGRADNMFICGGENIQPEEVESVLLQHPLVNQAIVFGQADAKFGLLPAAIIGYNTTDLPTDIEQQLAQMVSQQLASFKRPRQFFNWPAIATQGLKINRKQMIAAVSSHHLADKDTPQSHHD; encoded by the coding sequence ATGATGTTAACCCCCTTGCAGCAAGCTGCAATGACAACGCCCGATCATTCGGCACTTATCATCAACGGCCACCGCCAAAGCTATCAAAGCTGGGCGCAAGAAGTGCAGCAGCTGGCAGCGGTGTTACATGCAAAAGGGTTAACCCAAGGCAGTCTTGTTGGGGTCATTATTCCTATCCCATCGGCAAACAACGCCAGTACTCATCAACATCATTCAATCGCTGAACAAACCAAGCAAGTGATTAGTTTGTATTGGGCTTGCTGTGAAATCGGCGCGATATTTTTCCCTCTCAATGGCCGATTTGCCCAAAGCCAAATTAACCAACTACTTAACCGCTTTAATATTGGTTATCTGTGGGCAAGCGATAGCCAATTAAGCCAGCTAAAAGCGACATTAAATTCCAGTATCACCTTGCTAAACTCAGCAGAAATGGCCTTTCAAACTCAGCCACACTTCACCACAAGCAGCTTGACGGCCAACAAAATAAACCCACATTTACCCGCCAATGTCATTTTAACCTCAGGCTCAAGCGGTACCCCAAAGGCTGCGGTGCATTCACTGCTCAATCATATTGTCAGCGCCCAAGGCTCAAGCCGCGCGATACCATTAGCGGCTGATCATCGCTGGTTATTGTCTTTGCCCTTATTTCATATTGGTGGCCTAGCCATTGTTAATCGCTGCGCCTTAGCCAGTGCAACCCTTGTATTACAATCAGATAGCCAAACATTAGCCGAGCAAATGATTAGCGATGCAATCACCCATGTGTCTATGGTGCCAACTCAAGCAATCCAAATGATCAACCACACACCGGATGCATTAAACCAAGTAAAAGCCTTGCTATTAGGCGGCGGGGTGATTGAAAGCTCACTGATTTCACAACTTAAGCAGCAAGGTATTCATGCTTACACCAGCTACGGTATGACCGAGATGAGCTCGCAAATCACCACAGCCAAAGCCAATTTACAGCAGCATCATGGACGGCCATTATCGGGGCGACAGCTTAAATTAGTCGATGGCGTAATTTGGGTTAAAGGCGAGTGCTTGTTTCAAGGCTATTTAAGCTTTGAAGCAAAATCAAAAAGCTATCAAATACATCTGCCAGTTGATGAGCAAGGTTGGTTTTGCACCCATGATCGCGGCCAGTTGAATGACAAAGGCCAGCTAACCTTACTGGGCCGTGCCGACAATATGTTTATCTGCGGCGGTGAAAATATTCAACCAGAAGAAGTCGAATCGGTATTACTGCAACACCCTTTAGTTAATCAGGCCATTGTATTTGGCCAAGCTGATGCCAAGTTTGGCCTGCTGCCTGCCGCCATTATCGGCTATAACACCACTGATTTGCCGACAGATATTGAACAACAACTGGCACAGATGGTCAGCCAACAACTAGCCAGCTTTAAAAGACCAAGACAGTTTTTCAATTGGCCAGCCATCGCCACTCAAGGATTGAAAATCAACCGTAAACAGATGATAGCCGCAGTGTCTTCTCATCACTTAGCTGACAAAGATACACCACAAAGTCACCACGACTAA
- a CDS encoding YoaK family protein — translation MISKLPRWVEYGSFLLALVAGLINAIGLLGFKHQSISHLSGTATLLGTGMVNSTFSDVFYFAMILLSFLVGAAVSGFFLRGGALRLGRNYSGLLLLEAILILGAIYFLSKDSMSGHYFASAACGLQNALATTYSGAVIRTTHVTGIFTDLGIMLGAKLRGEQFDKRKALLFLLIIVGFTLGGTCGAFLFSLFHFNALFIPALICMLLALSYSIYNAKVGH, via the coding sequence GTGATTTCAAAGTTGCCCCGCTGGGTCGAATATGGATCGTTTTTACTTGCCTTGGTGGCAGGCTTAATTAACGCCATTGGTTTGTTAGGTTTTAAGCATCAATCCATTTCACATTTATCGGGTACTGCTACCTTGCTCGGCACGGGAATGGTTAACTCAACCTTCAGCGATGTTTTTTATTTTGCAATGATTTTGCTTAGTTTTCTTGTGGGAGCTGCGGTTTCAGGGTTCTTTTTGCGCGGCGGGGCGTTACGGCTAGGACGTAATTACTCTGGCTTGCTCTTGTTAGAGGCAATATTGATATTGGGCGCGATTTACTTTTTGAGTAAAGATTCTATGAGCGGCCATTATTTTGCTTCCGCTGCGTGTGGACTGCAAAATGCATTGGCAACCACTTACAGTGGCGCGGTGATCAGAACCACCCATGTAACCGGGATTTTTACCGATTTAGGTATCATGTTGGGTGCAAAGTTACGTGGAGAGCAATTTGATAAAAGAAAGGCGCTATTATTTTTATTAATCATTGTCGGCTTTACTTTGGGCGGCACGTGTGGCGCTTTTTTATTTAGCCTATTTCACTTTAATGCGTTATTTATCCCAGCCTTAATTTGTATGCTTTTAGCATTATCATATTCTATCTATAACGCTAAAGTGGGCCATTAG
- the nfuA gene encoding Fe-S biogenesis protein NfuA: MITISEAAQAHFVKLLADQAEGTHIRVFVISPGTAQAECGVSYCPPDAVEADDIELPFNGFSAMVDEKSAPFLEEATIDYVTDQLGSQLTLKAPNAKMRKVADDAPLKERIEYVIQSEINPQLASHGGNIMLVEVTDEGVAVLQFGGGCNGCSQVDITLKDGIEKQLLDLFPTELTGVRDVTDHQHGAHSYA; encoded by the coding sequence ATGATCACCATTTCCGAAGCAGCTCAGGCACATTTTGTTAAATTGTTGGCAGATCAAGCAGAAGGCACTCATATTCGTGTTTTCGTTATTAGTCCAGGCACAGCACAAGCAGAGTGTGGTGTATCTTACTGTCCGCCTGATGCAGTAGAAGCTGATGATATTGAATTACCATTTAATGGTTTTAGCGCCATGGTAGATGAAAAAAGCGCCCCTTTCTTAGAAGAGGCCACCATTGATTACGTGACGGATCAGCTTGGTTCGCAATTAACCCTGAAAGCACCTAACGCAAAAATGCGTAAAGTCGCTGATGATGCGCCATTAAAAGAGCGTATCGAGTATGTCATTCAGTCTGAAATTAACCCACAGCTAGCCAGCCATGGTGGCAATATCATGTTGGTTGAAGTGACTGACGAAGGCGTAGCTGTACTACAATTTGGTGGTGGTTGTAATGGTTGCTCACAAGTTGATATCACTTTGAAAGATGGTATCGAAAAGCAATTATTAGATCTTTTCCCAACAGAGTTAACCGGTGTTCGTGATGTGACAGATCACCAGCATGGCGCACATTCTTACGCATAA
- a CDS encoding thioredoxin family protein has translation MKTIKILGSGCKKCLETAQLVQTLADEKSVMVNIEKVTDAAQIMAYGVMSTPAVVVDDKVVHKGSVPTKEQLAAWI, from the coding sequence ATGAAAACCATTAAAATTTTAGGTTCAGGTTGTAAAAAGTGTCTTGAAACTGCACAACTAGTGCAAACCCTTGCCGATGAAAAATCAGTGATGGTTAATATTGAAAAAGTCACCGATGCGGCACAAATTATGGCTTATGGAGTCATGAGTACCCCGGCAGTGGTGGTGGATGATAAAGTGGTTCACAAAGGCAGTGTTCCCACTAAGGAGCAATTGGCCGCTTGGATTTAG
- a CDS encoding M14 family zinc carboxypeptidase, whose amino-acid sequence MDFIACFYWRILPLTSMVMPFSLGNFLFVMILFRLFRFSWFNLGLFATCCLLFNGLSVAEQLEPSRLEKAMAHIQLDKRIESPAAFLGYPLGEWHLRHDQINYYLKQLANQSLRVSLDSAGKSFEARDQLTAIITSDKNQRNLANIIEQRSLAKQGLPQNGPVVIWLAYSIHGDEASGAHAALALSYYLAASQEPWVQQLLEQAVVMITPSQNPDGFDRFATWANNHKGQVLVTDNQHREHSQDWPSGRGNHYLADLNRDWLFLRHKASQGRVAFFHKWQPHYVGDFHEMWNNQSYFFQPGVADRVYPLTPPANQELTEKLANYHRSALDEVKQVYFSGELFDDFFYGKGSTYPDINGSIGVLFEQASARGQAQASANGIVTFQSAIANHFATSISSLQGALTLKRELLNYQSAFFSEKNKQPIARIKGRLIRALNDTARRDELANLLSQHQIEFQYLTKSLHHAGKEYRPLDSIFVADNQAQSSLLEALFDKRTEFKDTTFYDISTWDIQSALALDVVPNVSPDVDVLTRQPMLYHHLQLGDSDTPPWPRNSVALLINWQQSNASGFVNQLVNQGVQVKFAKQPFSIKQTQGQQIFSREFVAGSLQIPLKQSGKSVQQVMQLTWQATKDWQVDVVATSTSASLSGINLGSDSFVTIKPVQPMIISGFGTDPFEVGELWYHFDQTLKLPVSLVNGEQINDIDLSRYSHIFMTEGSFSSMNEVSARKLGQYVIDGGVIVAQKGALNWLNKRNVLRHEPQSSRYYEKLFNSDQLNFNDKAAFKAKQHIGGAIVNLNLDNSHPLTFGLAGTLSVMKNKPLAFDSVNTPFTVAAHYQDKLLVSGYMAQEYQRAFANHPAMLVEPKGRGAIVAMSDNLLFRNFWLGSEKVYANALFFIPTGL is encoded by the coding sequence ATGGACTTTATTGCATGCTTTTATTGGCGAATTTTACCGTTAACCAGTATGGTTATGCCATTCTCACTTGGTAATTTTTTGTTTGTTATGATCTTGTTTCGCCTTTTTCGCTTTAGCTGGTTTAATCTTGGCTTATTCGCCACCTGTTGTTTGCTGTTTAATGGCTTATCGGTTGCCGAGCAGCTTGAACCATCACGTCTTGAAAAAGCCATGGCTCACATTCAACTGGATAAGCGTATTGAATCACCCGCTGCCTTTTTGGGTTACCCCTTAGGTGAGTGGCATTTACGTCATGACCAAATTAACTATTATTTGAAGCAATTAGCGAACCAAAGCTTACGCGTTTCGTTAGACTCTGCAGGCAAAAGCTTTGAAGCGCGGGACCAACTCACCGCCATTATTACCTCAGATAAAAACCAACGTAATCTCGCCAATATTATTGAGCAGCGCAGCCTAGCAAAACAAGGGCTGCCACAAAATGGCCCTGTGGTAATTTGGTTGGCTTATTCCATTCATGGCGACGAAGCCAGTGGCGCACATGCAGCTTTAGCCTTGAGTTATTACTTAGCGGCAAGCCAAGAGCCTTGGGTACAACAACTACTTGAACAAGCTGTTGTAATGATAACTCCAAGCCAAAATCCAGATGGTTTTGACCGCTTTGCCACTTGGGCAAATAACCACAAAGGTCAAGTACTGGTCACCGACAACCAACACCGAGAACATAGCCAAGACTGGCCCAGTGGACGGGGGAATCATTACCTGGCTGACTTAAACCGTGATTGGTTGTTTTTACGCCATAAAGCCAGCCAAGGAAGAGTCGCTTTTTTCCATAAATGGCAACCGCACTATGTTGGCGATTTCCATGAGATGTGGAACAATCAATCTTACTTTTTTCAGCCCGGTGTCGCCGATAGGGTTTACCCTTTGACTCCGCCAGCTAACCAAGAACTCACCGAAAAACTCGCTAATTACCATCGCAGCGCACTGGATGAAGTGAAACAAGTTTATTTCAGTGGTGAATTGTTTGATGACTTTTTTTACGGCAAAGGCTCAACCTACCCTGACATTAACGGCTCGATTGGTGTGCTATTTGAACAAGCCAGCGCCCGCGGTCAAGCACAAGCTTCAGCCAACGGCATAGTGACGTTTCAAAGCGCTATCGCTAATCATTTTGCCACCTCAATTTCTAGTTTACAGGGTGCATTAACGTTAAAAAGAGAGTTATTGAACTATCAAAGCGCTTTTTTTAGCGAAAAAAATAAGCAACCTATTGCACGTATAAAGGGGCGCTTAATTCGTGCTTTAAATGACACAGCCCGCCGCGATGAGCTAGCTAACTTATTAAGCCAACACCAAATTGAGTTTCAGTATTTAACCAAATCACTGCATCATGCCGGTAAAGAATATCGCCCACTCGACAGTATTTTTGTGGCCGACAATCAAGCTCAAAGTAGCTTATTAGAAGCATTATTTGATAAACGTACTGAATTTAAAGATACCACCTTTTACGATATCTCAACCTGGGATATCCAATCGGCTCTTGCACTCGATGTGGTGCCGAATGTGAGCCCTGATGTGGATGTGCTAACTCGCCAACCTATGCTTTACCATCATCTGCAGCTTGGCGATTCAGACACCCCGCCTTGGCCCAGAAATAGTGTAGCCTTACTGATTAACTGGCAGCAATCAAACGCCAGTGGCTTTGTTAATCAATTGGTTAATCAGGGGGTCCAGGTTAAGTTTGCCAAGCAACCTTTTAGTATCAAACAAACTCAAGGCCAGCAAATATTCTCGCGCGAATTTGTCGCAGGCAGCTTACAAATTCCGCTAAAGCAAAGTGGTAAAAGCGTGCAACAGGTGATGCAATTAACTTGGCAAGCCACTAAAGACTGGCAGGTGGATGTGGTCGCAACCTCAACATCGGCGAGCTTGAGTGGTATCAACTTGGGCTCAGATAGTTTTGTCACCATTAAGCCTGTGCAGCCGATGATTATCAGTGGCTTTGGTACAGATCCTTTTGAAGTGGGTGAATTATGGTATCACTTTGATCAAACACTCAAATTGCCAGTTAGTCTAGTGAATGGCGAACAAATCAATGACATAGATTTAAGCCGCTATAGCCACATATTTATGACCGAAGGCAGCTTTAGCAGCATGAACGAGGTCAGCGCTCGCAAGTTAGGGCAATACGTTATAGACGGTGGGGTTATTGTGGCGCAAAAAGGTGCACTCAATTGGCTTAATAAACGCAATGTATTAAGGCATGAACCGCAAAGCAGCCGTTATTATGAAAAACTGTTTAACAGTGATCAGCTTAATTTTAATGATAAAGCGGCATTTAAGGCAAAACAGCACATTGGCGGCGCGATTGTAAACCTGAATTTAGACAACTCCCATCCATTGACCTTTGGCTTAGCTGGCACCTTAAGTGTCATGAAAAATAAACCTCTGGCATTTGATTCGGTCAATACACCTTTTACCGTAGCCGCTCACTATCAAGATAAATTGCTGGTCAGTGGGTATATGGCCCAAGAATATCAA
- a CDS encoding TonB-dependent siderophore receptor: MKVSSIACAVTSVLMTSGLMVSAALAEESSVSAQYGEDFSLNIERIQITGMNFNNYKVGSASGAMRGDIDLMDTPQSVNVIPSFVTDEQLATNLSEVLVNDSSVTGGTEKWNRQVFNIRGFELASGSGFLINGHQQFSHYVQPIETLQQVEVLKGPSSMLYGQSGPGGLINMVTKKPTYDRLLDVALDTDENGSTRIQLDAGGSMNEAQTMRYRTVLVKQDTKYWREYQDDDAVQERDRFLGYLNLEFDLTDDVMLSLKYDYTQDKTGLDSGAWLDDNGKVIGSRDDIWDMSWAFTDNEVQNLGADLTWHISYDWTMKTGYNHQTFTRQRLDSSPRLMTGSKNPFEDGYYLNAFDRHDDWQHKTAYIDFTGELSGFGVEHKLLIGANILDYYYGQMRQDGEKNQHIMPGESVPRPDLDYRNGDISSQSKYKHYGFYIQDLMTINDQWQVLAGLRYDEQKREGAGQDSYSVSPKFGVVYSPADNGSIYVNYSKSFEPQSIVTSDNDVNEGMNLDPEYGEQFEIGTKWELFDGGLMLTGAVFDTRVTNVTVREELAQPIGDKDFITTQSGKQRHQGFEVGAQGAVTDNLFITSSMMFLDAQYITSAEDTAQLDGKTPVDAPKWSANVWTRYEVTDDVALNFGAVYVGERFANTQNTIVKEGYVRFDFGAAYNFAVNNVDMNLRLNVKNLFDTDYLDGGTNTDVTIGEGRHFGLAFEVKF, translated from the coding sequence ATGAAAGTTTCATCCATTGCGTGTGCGGTTACTTCTGTTTTGATGACAAGTGGGTTAATGGTGAGTGCTGCTTTAGCAGAAGAGTCCAGCGTAAGCGCACAATATGGAGAAGACTTCTCGTTAAATATTGAACGTATTCAAATTACAGGTATGAACTTTAATAATTACAAAGTGGGTTCGGCATCAGGAGCGATGCGTGGTGATATCGATCTGATGGACACACCGCAGTCTGTGAATGTTATCCCAAGCTTTGTAACCGACGAGCAATTAGCAACAAACTTGTCTGAAGTATTAGTCAATGATTCCAGTGTGACAGGAGGTACTGAAAAGTGGAATCGCCAAGTCTTCAATATTCGTGGTTTCGAATTAGCCTCTGGCAGTGGTTTTTTAATCAATGGTCATCAACAGTTTTCTCATTACGTGCAACCGATTGAAACCCTGCAGCAAGTAGAAGTGTTAAAAGGCCCTTCAAGCATGCTTTATGGTCAATCTGGCCCTGGTGGGTTAATTAACATGGTGACCAAAAAGCCAACTTATGATCGCCTATTGGATGTTGCTTTAGATACTGACGAAAATGGCTCTACCCGTATTCAGTTAGATGCTGGCGGCAGCATGAATGAAGCACAAACTATGCGTTATCGAACTGTGTTAGTTAAGCAAGACACTAAATACTGGCGCGAGTATCAAGATGATGATGCTGTGCAAGAGCGTGACCGCTTTTTGGGCTACTTAAACCTTGAATTTGATTTAACTGATGATGTGATGTTGTCGCTAAAGTACGACTATACCCAAGATAAAACAGGTCTAGATAGCGGAGCTTGGTTAGATGACAATGGTAAGGTGATTGGTAGTAGAGATGACATTTGGGATATGTCATGGGCATTTACTGATAATGAAGTACAAAACCTAGGTGCTGATTTAACCTGGCATATTTCTTACGATTGGACCATGAAGACAGGTTATAACCATCAAACCTTTACACGTCAGCGTTTGGATTCGTCACCAAGGTTGATGACAGGGTCGAAAAATCCGTTTGAAGATGGCTACTATCTTAATGCATTTGACCGTCACGATGACTGGCAGCATAAAACGGCTTATATCGATTTTACGGGTGAACTATCCGGCTTTGGTGTTGAGCATAAGTTATTAATCGGTGCCAATATATTGGATTATTATTATGGTCAAATGCGACAAGATGGTGAGAAAAACCAGCATATAATGCCGGGTGAATCAGTGCCAAGACCTGATTTAGATTACCGTAATGGTGACATCAGTAGTCAATCTAAATACAAGCATTACGGTTTCTATATTCAAGATTTAATGACCATCAATGATCAGTGGCAAGTACTAGCAGGCTTACGTTACGACGAACAAAAAAGAGAGGGAGCAGGGCAAGATAGTTACTCTGTTTCACCTAAGTTTGGCGTGGTTTATTCTCCAGCGGATAACGGCAGTATTTATGTCAATTATTCAAAAAGTTTTGAACCGCAATCGATTGTCACTAGCGATAATGATGTCAATGAAGGAATGAATCTTGATCCTGAATACGGTGAGCAGTTCGAAATTGGCACCAAATGGGAGCTGTTTGATGGTGGTTTAATGTTAACTGGTGCGGTGTTTGACACTAGGGTAACCAATGTGACAGTTCGTGAAGAATTAGCGCAGCCTATTGGTGATAAAGACTTTATTACGACTCAAAGCGGTAAGCAGCGTCATCAAGGCTTTGAAGTCGGCGCTCAAGGGGCGGTGACTGATAATTTATTTATCACTAGTTCAATGATGTTCCTTGATGCACAGTACATTACCAGTGCAGAAGATACGGCTCAGTTAGATGGTAAAACGCCAGTTGATGCACCTAAATGGTCGGCCAATGTGTGGACGCGTTATGAAGTGACCGATGATGTGGCATTAAACTTTGGTGCTGTGTATGTTGGTGAGCGTTTTGCCAACACGCAAAATACCATTGTGAAAGAGGGGTATGTTCGTTTTGACTTTGGGGCAGCGTACAACTTTGCGGTGAACAATGTTGATATGAACTTGCGCCTTAACGTCAAGAACCTATTTGATACTGACTACCTTGATGGCGGCACCAATACAGATGTCACTATTGGTGAAGGACGCCACTTTGGTTTAGCCTTTGAGGTCAAGTTTTAA
- a CDS encoding permease has protein sequence MFQIFTDFASWLIYDLVGLSSQTKLGSALHFFVEDVTKIFALLLVMIYLIALIRASLNVERVRDYLAGKPKGLGYLMGSGFGVVTPFCSCSSIPIFLGFTSAGIPLGITMSFLITSPLINEVAILLLMSLLGVKFTILYVVVGMSVGMLGGFFLDAIKAERWLQSFAADALKRAQQNDAVSSCIAVTPSMSLQQRHQFAKIEMIDIFSRVWKWVIIGVGLGAALHGFVPDGWIEAHLGDGQWWSVPVAVLLGIPLYSNATGVIPVMESLIVNGLPIGTTLAFCMSTVAASFPEFILLKQVMQWRLLAILFSMLLISFTLVGWLFNAFTPFLSFPYQH, from the coding sequence ATGTTTCAGATTTTTACTGATTTTGCATCTTGGCTTATTTATGATCTTGTTGGTTTGTCGTCTCAAACCAAGCTTGGCAGTGCGTTGCATTTTTTTGTCGAGGATGTGACTAAAATTTTTGCCTTATTATTGGTGATGATTTACCTGATTGCCCTAATAAGAGCGTCACTAAACGTTGAGCGGGTCAGAGATTATCTTGCCGGAAAACCGAAAGGCTTGGGCTATTTAATGGGGTCAGGTTTTGGGGTGGTTACGCCATTTTGTTCCTGCTCAAGTATTCCAATATTTTTAGGATTCACTTCTGCCGGTATTCCTCTTGGGATCACTATGAGCTTTTTGATTACTTCACCGCTGATCAACGAAGTGGCGATATTGCTACTAATGAGCCTGCTAGGGGTAAAATTTACCATCTTGTATGTTGTGGTGGGGATGAGTGTCGGCATGCTCGGCGGCTTTTTTCTGGATGCGATTAAGGCCGAGCGTTGGCTGCAATCTTTTGCTGCTGATGCGTTAAAGCGCGCTCAACAAAACGATGCAGTTTCTTCTTGTATTGCTGTCACACCAAGCATGTCGCTGCAACAAAGGCATCAATTTGCCAAAATAGAAATGATCGACATTTTTTCAAGGGTGTGGAAGTGGGTGATTATTGGCGTAGGGCTTGGTGCTGCGCTACACGGTTTTGTACCTGATGGTTGGATAGAGGCGCATCTGGGTGACGGTCAATGGTGGTCTGTACCTGTTGCTGTGTTACTTGGAATTCCACTTTATTCAAATGCCACAGGCGTGATCCCTGTGATGGAAAGTTTAATTGTAAATGGGCTACCCATTGGCACTACACTGGCCTTTTGCATGAGCACAGTGGCGGCAAGTTTTCCTGAGTTTATTCTACTTAAACAAGTCATGCAGTGGCGATTATTAGCAATATTGTTCAGCATGTTATTGATTTCGTTTACTCTTGTCGGTTGGCTGTTTAATGCCTTTACGCCATTTTTATCCTTCCCTTATCAACACTAA